A stretch of Gambusia affinis linkage group LG10, SWU_Gaff_1.0, whole genome shotgun sequence DNA encodes these proteins:
- the onecut3a gene encoding hepatocyte nuclear factor 6 isoform X2 → MELTMENIGNLHGVSHSHQTGDLMNAPHARQSSASHRNLVSHGRSAMVSSMASILEGAGDYRTDHALSGPLHPAMTMSCDSGMSLSSTYTTLTPLQHLPPISTVSEKFHHPHPHAHHHPAHQRLAAGNVSGSFTLMRDDRSLASMSNLYGHYPKDMSGMGQPLSPLSNGLGSLHGSQQTLSAYGPGAHLSNDKMLSSGGFESHAAMLSRGEEHLARGLGGHGAGLMTSLNGIHHHSHPHSQANGSMLSDRDRQTVVGGGQGAGSGQVEEINTKEVAQRITAELKRYSIPQAIFAQRILCRSQGTLSDLLRNPKPWSKLKSGRETFRRMWKWLQEPEFQRMSALRLAATQTKPASAKNRSNTRTATQRPRSSV, encoded by the exons ATGGAGCTTACAATGGAGAACATCGGAAATCTGCACGGCGTGTCTCACTCTCATCAGACAGGCGACTTAATGAACGCCCCGCACGCGCGCCAGTCGTCGGCGTCGCATCGGAACTTGGTGTCACACGGGCGGTCAGCCATGGTGTCCAGCATGGCCTCCATACTGGAGGGAGCCGGGGACTACCGCACGGACCACGCTCTGTCCGGGCCCCTGCACCCGGCCATGACCATGTCCTGCGACTCCGGGATGAGCCTGAGCAGCACCTACACCACGCTGACGCCGCTGCAGCACCTGCCCCCCATATCCACCGTATCGGAGAAATTTCATCACCCTCACCCGCATGCTCACCATCACCCGGCGCACCAGCGACTCGCGGCTGGGAACGTCAGCGGTAGCTTCACCCTGATGAGGGACGACCGCAGTCTCGCCTCTATGAGTAACCTCTACGGCCACTACCCCAAAGACATGTCCGGTATGGGGCAGCCCCTGTCCCCGCTCTCCAATGGTCTCGGGTCCTTGCACGGCTCGCAGCAGACCCTGAGCGCCTACGGTCCTGGAGCTCACCTGTCTAATGACAAGATGCTTTCATCTGGGGGGTTCGAGTCCCACGCAGCAATGCTGTCCCGGGGCGAGGAGCACCTGGCCCGAGGTCTCGGGGGCCACGGGGCCGGGCTCATGACATCCTTGAACGGCATCCATCATCACAGCCATCCGCACTCTCAGGCAAACGGATCCATGTTGTCGGACCGGGACAGGCAGACGGTGGTGGGAGGAGGCCAGGGAGCCGGGTCGGGACAGGTGGAGGAGATAAACACCAAGGAAGTGGCGCAGCGGATAACGGCGGAGCTCAAGCGCTACAGCATTCCGCAGGCCATCTTCGCACAGAGGATCTTGTGTCGGTCCCAGGGAACTCTGTCCGACCTGCTGCGGAACCCTAAACCGTGGAGTAAACTCAAATCCGGCCGGGAGACGTTCAGGAGGATGTGGAAGTGGCTGCAGGAGCCCGAGTTCCAGCGGATGTCAGCGCTCAGGCTTGCAG CCACCCAAACCAAGCCTGCAAGCGCAAAGAACAGGAGCAACACAAGGACCGCAACACAGCGCCCAAGAAGCAGCGTCTAG
- the onecut3a gene encoding hepatocyte nuclear factor 6 isoform X1, with the protein MELTMENIGNLHGVSHSHQTGDLMNAPHARQSSASHRNLVSHGRSAMVSSMASILEGAGDYRTDHALSGPLHPAMTMSCDSGMSLSSTYTTLTPLQHLPPISTVSEKFHHPHPHAHHHPAHQRLAAGNVSGSFTLMRDDRSLASMSNLYGHYPKDMSGMGQPLSPLSNGLGSLHGSQQTLSAYGPGAHLSNDKMLSSGGFESHAAMLSRGEEHLARGLGGHGAGLMTSLNGIHHHSHPHSQANGSMLSDRDRQTVVGGGQGAGSGQVEEINTKEVAQRITAELKRYSIPQAIFAQRILCRSQGTLSDLLRNPKPWSKLKSGRETFRRMWKWLQEPEFQRMSALRLAACKRKEQEQHKDRNTAPKKQRLVFTDLQRRTLIAIFKENKRPSKEMQITISQQLGLELSTVSNFFMNARRRCVDRWHDDHGASPGQPGTSTTTFSKA; encoded by the exons ATGGAGCTTACAATGGAGAACATCGGAAATCTGCACGGCGTGTCTCACTCTCATCAGACAGGCGACTTAATGAACGCCCCGCACGCGCGCCAGTCGTCGGCGTCGCATCGGAACTTGGTGTCACACGGGCGGTCAGCCATGGTGTCCAGCATGGCCTCCATACTGGAGGGAGCCGGGGACTACCGCACGGACCACGCTCTGTCCGGGCCCCTGCACCCGGCCATGACCATGTCCTGCGACTCCGGGATGAGCCTGAGCAGCACCTACACCACGCTGACGCCGCTGCAGCACCTGCCCCCCATATCCACCGTATCGGAGAAATTTCATCACCCTCACCCGCATGCTCACCATCACCCGGCGCACCAGCGACTCGCGGCTGGGAACGTCAGCGGTAGCTTCACCCTGATGAGGGACGACCGCAGTCTCGCCTCTATGAGTAACCTCTACGGCCACTACCCCAAAGACATGTCCGGTATGGGGCAGCCCCTGTCCCCGCTCTCCAATGGTCTCGGGTCCTTGCACGGCTCGCAGCAGACCCTGAGCGCCTACGGTCCTGGAGCTCACCTGTCTAATGACAAGATGCTTTCATCTGGGGGGTTCGAGTCCCACGCAGCAATGCTGTCCCGGGGCGAGGAGCACCTGGCCCGAGGTCTCGGGGGCCACGGGGCCGGGCTCATGACATCCTTGAACGGCATCCATCATCACAGCCATCCGCACTCTCAGGCAAACGGATCCATGTTGTCGGACCGGGACAGGCAGACGGTGGTGGGAGGAGGCCAGGGAGCCGGGTCGGGACAGGTGGAGGAGATAAACACCAAGGAAGTGGCGCAGCGGATAACGGCGGAGCTCAAGCGCTACAGCATTCCGCAGGCCATCTTCGCACAGAGGATCTTGTGTCGGTCCCAGGGAACTCTGTCCGACCTGCTGCGGAACCCTAAACCGTGGAGTAAACTCAAATCCGGCCGGGAGACGTTCAGGAGGATGTGGAAGTGGCTGCAGGAGCCCGAGTTCCAGCGGATGTCAGCGCTCAGGCTTGCAG CCTGCAAGCGCAAAGAACAGGAGCAACACAAGGACCGCAACACAGCGCCCAAGAAGCAGCGTCTAGTCTTCACGGACCTGCAGCGTCGCACGCTCATCGCCATCTTCAAGGAGAACAAACGCCCGTCCAAGGAAATGCAGATCACTATCTCCCAGCAGCTCGGCCTGGAGCTCAGCACCGTCAGCAACTTCTTCATGAACGCACGCCGCCGCTGCGTGGACCGCTGGCACGACGACCACGGGGCCAGCCCCGGGCAGCCGGGTACCTCCACCACCACCTTCTCCAAGGCctga